In Microcoleus sp. FACHB-831, the genomic stretch GTGGATTCCTGTTGCAATGCGGTTTGATGCACCAGAGGTAGCTTGTGCTTATGTACTGGGATTTGGAGCACAGATGGAAGTGTTAGAACCATTGGAGTTGCGCGATAGCGTCAGCGAAGCGAAGC encodes the following:
- a CDS encoding WYL domain-containing protein; translation: MRVAPEVLPRLRYAGYFAKIEQIGSPDAAGWIPVAMRFDAPEVACAYVLGFGAQMEVLEPLELRDSVSEAKRLSAQYFSVKL